GACGCCAATATGGTGCTGAGCTTCCACAAATATTGGAACCGCAACGACGAAGCGAGCATCGCCGAGATCAAAGCGCTGCGTACCAGCTATAACCGCCCGATCTGGCTCGGCGAGTCGGGCGAGAACAGCAATGGCTGGTATCGCGACGCGATCGCGCTGGTCGAGGGAGACGGGATCGGCTGGAACTTCTGGCCGCTCAAGAAGATCGGCTTCAACCAGCCGCTCGAGATCGTCGCCGGCGACGGATGGATGAAGATCGTCGCGTGGATGACCGGCAAGGGCCCGAAGCCCGCCGCCGACGAAGCCTTCGCCGCGATGATGCAGCTCGCCGAGAACACGCGGGTCGACAGGAACGTTCCGAAACCCGACGTCATCGACGCAATGCTCCGGCAGCCGCGCGACGCGAGCTACCGCGCCTTCGCGCCGCGCACGCTCGGCACGACACCGCTGACCATCGCCGCCGCCGACTATGATCTTGGCCCACCGGGCGTCGCCTATCACGACGGCGTCGACGGCAATTATCACGTCGCGACCGGCGGCGAACGGACGCCGTGGAACAATGGCACCACCTATCGCAACGATGGTGTCGACATCGCGCGCGAAGCCGACGGAACGCCCTATGTCAGCGATTTCGTCACGGGCGAATTCATGCGCTACAGCGCCGATGTCGCAAAGGACGGACGCTGGACCGTCTCGGCACGCATACGTTCGGCGAAGGGGGGGCGCGTCGGCATCGACGAGCGCGGCGTCGCAATTCCCGCGAGTACCGTCTGGCACGTCGTCAAGCTCGCCGACGTCGACCTGCCCGCCGGTCCCGGCGCGGCGACATTGCACGCGATCGATTGCAGCGATTGCGAGGTCGCCGCGCTGATCTTTACTCCGCGCTGACCGGAACCCGATCCCCTTGCCGCGCGTCCTGTCTGCACAAGCGGACGGGGCGTGCAGTGGAGGAATGCCAATGTCCATGATCGCCGTCTTTTTCGGCCGCCTGTTCATCGCCCTGATCTTCATCGTTTCGGGGATCAACAAGCTGATCCATGTCAGCGATACCGATGCGATGATCTCTGCCGCGGGATTGCCCGGCGGCCTCGCCGTCCCCACCGGATTGTTCGAGCTGCTCGCGGGCATCTGCCTCGCATTCGGCATCGCAACCCGGCTCTGGTCGGTGCTGCTTGCAGGCTTCGTGTTGCTGACGATCCTTTTCTTCCATCGCGAGTTTACCGATCCGGTGCAGGCGATGGCGGCGATGAAGAACCTCGCGATCGCGGGCGGGCTGCTCTGCCTGTTTGGCTATGGCAACACGCGCTGGAGCTATGATGCCCTGCGCGCAAGGAGGCGGGCGGAAGTGGCCGAAAGTGCCGCGCAGCGTCACGCGACCGAAGCGGAACTTCGGGCGGCGCGGGCCGAGGGACGCGCCGAAGCGGCCGGGGCCCCGGTGGCCGTCGAAAAGCGTCCTTTCTGGAGGCGTTAGACCTTCGCGCTTGGCATCGCGTGCCGTCTGCGCTAGCCTTCACTTAACGTTTACGTAAAGGGAGGGTTTGCCATGGCGTCCCGCGATCTCGACATCGTTGTTTACGGCGCGACCGGTTTCACCGGTCGGCTCGTCGCCGAATATCTCGCGCACCAATACAAGGACCGCAGCGACGCGCCGAAATGGGCGATGGCGGGGCGTAGCCTGGAAAAGCTGGCCGAAATACGCGACCTCATCGGCGCGCCGCAAGAAACTCCGCTGATCGTCGCCGACGCGAGCGATCCCGCGAGCCTCGACAAGATGGCGGCGAGCACGCGAGTTGTCCTCACTACGGTCGGCCCTTACCAGCTTTACGGCAACGAACTCGTCGCCGCCTGTGTCCGCGCGGGCACCGCCTATGCCGACCTTTGCGGCGAGCCGGGCTGGATGCGCGAGATGATCGACGAACATGAGGCCGCCGCCAAGGCCTCCGGTGCGCGTATCACTTTCAGCTGCGGCTTCGACTCGATCCCCTTCGATCTCGGCGTCTCGTTCCTGCAGGCCGAGGCCGTCAAACGGCACGGCCAGCCCGCACCGCGCGTGAAGGGCCGCGTCCGCAAGATGGCGGGCGGCGCCTCCGGCGGCACGATCGCGAGCCTGACCGAGACGCTGAAAGCGATCGCGAAAAAGCCTTCGCTCGCGCTGCTCCTCAAATCCTCTTTTGCGCTGACCCCGGGCTTTGAGGGTCCGTCGCAGCCGACCGGACTGATCCCCGAATATGACAGCGCGACGGGCACCTGGACCGCGCCCTTCGTGATGGCGCCGATCAACACCAAGAACGTCCATCGGACCAACTTCCTGCTCGGCCACCCCTGGGGTCAGGATCTGGTGTATGACGAGATGGTGATGACTACGATCGGCGATGCGGGCAAGGCGATGGCCGAAGCGATGGCAAAGGCCAACCCGTTCGATCCGAGCATCAAACCCGGCGACGGCCCGAGCAAGGAAGAACGTGAAAACGGGTTTTACGACATCCTTTTCGTCGGTGAATATCCCGACGGGACCACCGTGCGGGCGAGCGTTCAGGGCGACCGCGATCCCGGCTATGGCTCGACATCGAAGATGCTCGCCGAAACGGGAATCGCACTGCTCGAGAACAAGGGTGCGGGCGGCATATGGACGCCGGGCGCGCTGCTCGGCGACGCGCTGATCGCGCGGTTGACGGCGAACGCCGGATTGACGTTCCAGATCGAGGAATAAACATAGGATGACGACCTCTCCCAGCGCGCTCGACGCGCTTCTCTCCACCGTGCGTGTCGATGGCGACGTCGCGACCGCGCATATCGACGATGGCTGGATGCAGGGCCGCACCGCCTATGGCGGGATCAGTTCGGCAGTCGCGCTGGCGGGGGCGATGGCGCTGCATCCGACCGAGACCCCGCTACGCTATGCCCAGATCAGTTTCGTTGGCCCCGTCGGCGGCGATTGCACCGTCGAAACGCGTGTGCTGCGGCAATCGAAATCGAGCCTGTTTATCGATGCCGGCGTATCGAGCGATCAGGGTTTCGGGACCGCGGCGGTGTTCGCTTTTTCGGGCGACCGCCAAAGCCATCTCGACCACAACCGCCTCGGCATGCCTGACGCCCCCGATCCGGAAACGCTGGAGCCGGTTCCCGAGCATAAGGCACGTCCGAGTTTCGTGCGGCATTTCGATATGCGCCCGACCACCGGCCCACGCTTTGCGTGGAAAAGCGATGTCGGCGAATATCTGACCTGGGTGCGCTTCGTCGAGGAGCCCGCCTGCCATCCCGCAATCGCGCTTCTCGCGATGGGCGACGCCCTGCCCCCCGCTGCGATGGCCTTGTTCAGCGAGTTCGGTCCGATCAGTTCGATGAACTGGACGGTGAACATGCTGACCGGCAATCCGCAAACCGACGACGGCTGGTGGCTGCTCTCGGCCAAGACGGGCTATGCGCGCCACGGCCTGTCGGTGCAGGACATGATGCTGTGGAACCGCGCCGGCGAACCGGTGCTGAGCGGCAGTCAGGCGATCGCGATCTACGCCTGAACCGGCAGCTCGATAATCGCGTCGAGACCTCCGCCGGAGCGGTTGTGGAGCGTCAGGGCGCCGCCTTCGCCTTCGGCGATGTCGCGCGCAATCGACAGGCCCAGCCCGGCACCACCCGTGGCGCGGTTGCGTGACTGTTCGCCGCGCGCGAAGGGTTCCACCAGCGTCCGTATCTGTTCTTCGGTTAGCCCCGATCCGTCGTCCGACACGATGATGCGTGCCCGCCCCGCCTCTGCCGTGACCGAAAGCCGCGCCCGGAGGCCATAGGCGACGGCGTTGTCGGTCAGATTGCGCAGCGCCCGCTTGAGCAGCATGGGCCGCGCCAAAACGTTGACGCCGGCGACATCCTCCATCGCGACATCCTTGCCGCGTTCCTGATAATCCGCGACCAGTTCGCCAACCAGCTCGCGAAGCGGAATGCGCTCCTTCGCCTCGGTTCCCGCGCCCGACCGTGCAAGCGCCAATATGTCGCTGAGCATCGCGGTCATTTCCTCGATACTCGCAATCATCTTGTCGCGCAGCCTATCGTCGTCGACCTGCTCCACCCGCACGCGCAGGCTTGCAAGCGGGGTGCGCAGATCGTGACCGACGGCGCCGAGCATACGGTCCTTGTCCGAGAGCATTGTCGAAATTCGTGCGCGATAGGCGTTGAATGCGGCAATCAGATCGCGGACGTCCGATGGCCCTTCTTCGTCGAGCGGCTCGGCATCGCGCAGCGCCGGATTGACCCGCGCCGCGCGGGTCAGATCGCGCAACGGCCGCGCCGCGCGCCATGCGATGAACATGATCGGGACCAGCAGCAGCAGATAGAGCGACAGCGTCTGCCAGACGAGAAAGCCCTGCAGCCGGTTGCCCCCCGCCGCGATGCGCGAGCGTACGGCGAAATAGCGGCCATCGACCTTTGCCACGACGACAACCGCGCGGTCGGGAAATTCGGGTCGCCGCAGCCGCTGGCGTTCGCGCAGCGGAAGCGCCCAGGCGTCGACCGATTCAACCTGGATATTGGTTTCGTCCAGCAAGCCTCTGACATATTTGGCAAGATCGGGAAGCGGTGTTGCGCCGACGGGCAGCGGCGGCATAGTGTCCGAAATCTGGAGCTTTTGCGCACGCTCGCGCGCCTCCTCATCGGACTGGGGGCGCCTGAAATCGCCGCGACGGTCGCGCTCGATCGCATCGATGACACGCGCGACCGCCATGCCGCCGCCATGCGCCAGCGCCTGCTGCTTCATCCCGCGCGACAACAGAACGAAATTGATCGCCTGCGCGACGAACAGCATCACCGCGACGGCGAAAACAAGCTGGCCGATCAGGCTTCGGGGCCACAGGCGCAGTTTCATGCCGCCGGCCCCATGCGCTTGACTTCACAGGCGAGCGTATAGCCCCCGCCCCACACCGTCTTGACGATCTGGGGATGGGCGGGATCGACCTCGATCTTCTTGCGCAAGCGGCTGACCAGATTATCAATCGCGCGATCGAATATATCGGCTTCGCGCCCGCGCACCATGTCGAGCAGGCGGTCGCGGCTCATCACCTGCCGCGGATGGCGCACCAACGCGTGAAGCAAATGATATTCGCCCGACGACAGCGCGACCTCATTGCCTTGATCGTCGACGAGCACGCGTTCGACCTCGCGCAGCACCCAGTCGCCAAAGGCATAATAGGTGCCGCCGGGGTCGAGCGCCCGCCCGCCCTGCTGCGTTCGGCGTAATACGGTGCGGATGCGCGCAACGAGTTCGCGCGGATTGAAGGGTTTAACGACATAGTCGTCGGCGCCGATCTCCAACCCGATGATACGTTCGGTATCCTCGGCGCGGGCGGTCAGCAGAATGACGGGAATGCTGCTCGTCTCGCGCAGATGGCGGGTCAGCGAGAGGCCATCCTCGCCCGGCATCATGATATCGCTGACGACCAGGTCGATGCCTTGCGCGCGCAGCACCGAGCGCGCCTCGGCGGCGCTCGCCACATCGGTCACCGCGAAGCCCTGCGCGGTCAGATATTCGCCCAGCGGCTCACGGATCGAAGGTTCATCGTCGATCAGCAGGATTCGGGGCGTATCACTATCGGTCATGAGGGTTCCGTCGAAAAGATGCTAGTTCGCCCACCGACCGCAGGGGCCGATGGGCGATAGCTGGCAGGGACCGGCAACAAAGGCAATGCCGGGAGGGGAGGAGGGCCTGCGCCTTGCCGCGCGGCCCCTGCCAAATGGCTTAAGGGTTGGCGGGAGCTGCCGGGGCAGTGCCGCCGCGCTTGGCGCGCCAGGCGCTGCGCTGGGCCTGACGTTCCTCCGGCGTGACCTGCCCATCCTTATTCGCGTCGGCGGCATCGAAGCGCGCGAGCGCCGCGGTCTGGAATTCCGCCAGGCTGATCGCCTTGTTACCATCGGTATCGGCCTTGCCCATCATCATGCCGCGATGACCGCCACGCTTGCCGTGATGACCGCGCATGCCGCCTCGCTTGCCGTCGCCGGCCTCGGCACGCTTCTCGCCACGCTCGGCGCGTTTTGCGGCGCGGTCGGCACCATGCTGGTCCCACTCGGCCTTGCTGATGCTGCCGTTGCCGTCGGCATCGAGGCTGGCAAAGCGCTTCGCCTGCATTTCGGCGTGCCGCGCTGCGCGGTCGGCCGCGTCGACCTTACCGTCCTTGTTCACATCCATCTTCGCGAACATCTCCGCCGTCTTGGTCTGCACCTCGGCGCGGGTCTGGACGGCATTGCGGTCGGCGCCGCCGGGAGCAGCGAGAACGGGCACGGCGATCAGCGCGGAGCCCAGCATCAAAAGAGAAATTTTCTTCACGTAACGAACTCCTTCAAGGGACGCCCGGGGAAAGGCTGTTGTCCCGATGACGACCTTTTAGGCACCATTTGTCCCAACCAATTGCCGGATAGGCGAAAAATTGTCGCAACATGTCGCAGAAGCCGTGCCCCGTTCATTTGCCGGCAAGCGACGCGGGGGAGAGTTGCCGCGACCGTATACTAAATCTAGGGTCGGCCCAAATTCCCCAGGAGAGAGAATCGCATGACCGACCACGCACCCGATCGACGGGCAATTCTTGCCGGAATAGGTAGCCTTGCCGTCGCCAGCGTCGCGGGGCCCGTCGCGGCAAAAGAAAGTCCCGACGCTCGCCTCGACGCGCTACTCTCGAATCAATTCGAACAGGGGCTGCGCGACGATCCGACGCGCGCGACGTCACTCGGCATCGATACCGGAACCCGCGCTGCGCTACGTGCGAAATTCCCCGACTGGTCGCCCGCGGCGCGCACGGCGCGGACAAAGCAGATCGACCGCGACCTTGCCGCGGTCCGCGCGATCAAGGCCGACACACTCGGCGATGCATCCCGCATCGCGCATGACAGCGCCGAATTCGATTTGGTCACGCGGCAGCGTCTTGCGCGGTTCACCTATCACACCGGCGGGTTCGGTCACCGTCCCGGCCCCTATGGCGTCACCCAGCTTGGCGGCTTCTATACCGGCGTCAGCACCTTCCTCGACAGCCAGCACCCCGTTGCGACCAAGGCCGACGCCGATGCCTATATGACGCGGCTTCAGGCGATCCCCGCGCTGTTCGACGCCGATACCGACATCGTGAAGGCGAATACGGCGATGGGGGTGGTCGCGCCGCGCTTCATTCTCGATCAGGCGCTACAGCAGCTCGCGCGCCTGCGCGACGGCGAGGTCGGCGGCAAGACACTGGTCGCGTCGATCGCGAAGCGCAGCACCGCGATCGGGCTTTCGGGCTATGGAGAACGTGCCGCCGCGGTTTTCGACGGACCGATCCGTGCCGCGCTGACGCGCCAGATCGAAACGCTCACCGCCCTCCTCCCGCGCGCCGGCACCGATGCCGGTGTTGCGCGCCTGCCCGACGGCGAAGCCTATTATGCCGCCACACTCGCGCAGCATACGACGACGAACCTTAGCCCGGCGGAAATCCATCGTATCGGCCGCGAGCAGGTCGCTGACCTGACGGCGCGGATGGATGTTCTCCTGAAGGCGCAGGGCTATACGACCGGCAGCATCCGCGACCGGCTGAATGCGCTCGGTAAGGCCGAGGGCCAGCTGTTCGCCAATGACGACAGCGGGCGCGCCGAAATGCTCGCCTATCTGAACGGCCTGCTCGTCAAGATCCGCGGCCGCCTGCCGCAGGTGTTCACCCGCCTGCCGAAGGCGCCCTATGAAATCCGGCGCGTGCCGCCCGAGATCGAGATCGGTGCGCCGGGCGGATCGGCGCAGGCGGGCACGCCAGATGGATCGCGCCCCGGCATCTTCTTCATCAACCTGCGCGATACCGCCGAATGGCCGCGCTACACGCTCCCCACCCTCGCCTATCACGAAGGCGCGCCGGGGCATCTGTTCGAAGGTGCGTTGAAGTTCGAGGATGGCGAACTGCCGCTTTACCGGCAGGCGGCGTCGGTTACCGCCTATGGCGAAGGCTGGGGGCTCTATGCCGAACAGGTCGCGGACGAACTCGGCATGTATGAGGACGATCCGCTCGGCAAGATCGGCTATCTCGCCTCCTATGCCTTTCGCGCGTCGCGGCTGGTCGTCGACACCGGCCTGCACGCGATGGGATGGAGCCGCGAGCAGGCGATCGATTATATGGTTGCCAATTCGTCGACCTCGCCGACCGCGTCGCGCACCGAGATCGACCGCTATATCGTCTATCCGGGTCAGGCCTGCGCATATAAGGTCGGGCAGATCGCGATCAGCCGCGTTCGCGATGAGGTGTCGAAACGTCCGGGCTACGATATCAAGCGTTTCCACGATGTCGTACTGGGCGCCGGACGCATCCCGCTTGCCGTGCTCGAACGGCGCGTTCGTGCGGCTTTTCCTGCCTAGAAACGAGTAAGCCCCGTCGCATTTCTGCGGCGGGGCTCCCTAGACTTCGTCCGAAGACAGAAGTCAAATTCCACTCTTTCTTTCGATCAAGCAGATAGAAGAAACGCGGCCGGAACGAGTTGGTTCCCGCCGCGCGAAATTTTTTTAACTCAGCTTTCGCGCCGCAGCCGAACCCAGGATCAGGAACAGCACGACCAGCGCCAGGCCAACGAAGAACAGGATCTTGGCGATCCCAGCGGCCGCACCGGCGACACCGCCGAAACCGAGCGCCGCAGCCAGCAGTGCGATTACGGCGAAGATCAAGGCCCATTTGAACATCTGACGTCTCCTTGCATAGGCGCGCGGCTCCGGCTTCGAAAGCATGCAGCTTCCAAGGGGAAACGGCCTGTCGCCGCGCCTCAAATTTCTGATTGTCGTTCCGAAGGCATAACAACCACAGCACCCGAAAGTTCCTGTTCTTCGAAGAAAGCCCCTTGCCTAACCCGTCGGCGATGCGTTTAAGCGGCCGTCGATCGAGGGAGTTTTCATGCGCATTTCATCGCTTAACCGGCTGCTCGCCGCAGCCGCACTGACGCTCTGCATTCCGGCTTCGGCCAGCGCCCAGCAGAGCGATGCGGCGCCGACGCAAGGCACGGCCTGGCTCAACAAGCAGATGGCGGCGCTTGCCGAGCGGAACGGTGCCGACGGCTGGCGTGTGACGCGGAGCGGGCTGCGCTGGCGCCGGATCGCGGGCGACGGCAGCGGCGCGCACCCCGGCCCGACCGACGAGGTTACCGTCCATTATGTCGGCACTTTCGCCGACGGCCGTGAGTTCGACAGTTCGGTGCGCCGCGGCGTGCCGACGACCTTTCCGCTCAACCGCGTGATCGACGGCTGGCAGGAAGGCGTCGCGTTGATGGGCGTGGGCGACAAGGTCGAACTCGCGATCCCCTGGCAGCTTGCTTATGGCCCGGACGGCACGGGACCAATCCCGGGGGGAGCGACCCTGCTGTTTACGGTCGAGCTGCTCGGTATTAAGCCCGCCGGCTGACACCAAGAAGCGGACGCCCCTATTGCGGTTTGGACGCCGACATGAACACTTCGCCCGTCGCCGGGTCGACCGAAAGCGTCGGCGAGTTCTTGCACGGGAAGGACGAATTCATCGCGATCAGAAACAGCATGTGCGTCGACACCTGCCGGCTCTGCGGATGCTCGCGAAGATATTTGTGGAAGATGTCCCGGTTCTGCTCATAGGTCGCGCCCGCGGGCAGGCAATAGACCGCCTCCTCGGCAGATTTGTCCGCGTTCATCACTGGCGCATCGGCCATGCCCATGAAATATCCGATGCACGCGCTATAATCCTTCGCGCTTGCAACGCACTGGTTGTAATAGGAATTGCCGCCCGCGAGGCTCTCGCGCGCTTGAAAGGCCGCGCCCTCGGCCGGAATCGACCCCGCCAACAGAGCCAGAGCAACCAGTCGCTTCATTCACCCTCCCCGGGCTTTTGTCCGATCGTCATTCTATACCCTAAGCGCGCGCCGGCATAATGATATGCGACAGTCTGCATCGACCCGAAAAACCACCCGGCGTCACCGTGACATCTACTTGGGGCAGGAAAGTTAAAAGGCTGGTCCGAACCCATTGGTTCGGAAGGTGGAGCGGGTAGCGGGAATCGAACCCGCCTAGCTAGCTTGGAAGGCTAGAGCATTACCACTATGCTATACCCGCATCTCCAAGGTCGGCGGCGATTGCCATTTTGCCCGCCCGCCGTCAAGCGCATCATTGAGAACATCTTGGCAACATGATAAAGATGCACCGTGCAAGACGGTGAAGACCATGGCGCGGGCGACGCGGCGGATACCCCGATCCGCAAGATCATCCATGTCGATATGGACGCATTTTATGCGTCGGTCGAACAGCGTGACGATCCCGCATTGCGCGGCAAGCCCGTTGCCGTCGGCGGATCGTCGCGCCGCGGTGTCGTCGCGGCGGCGAGTTACGAAGCCCGAAAATTCGGGGTCCGGTCGGCGATGCCGAGCATCACCGCCAAACGCCAGTGCCCCGACCTGATCTTCGTGCCGCCGCGTTTCGAGGTCTATCGTGACATTTCGCACCAGATTCGCGCGATCTTT
This DNA window, taken from Sphingopyxis sp. YR583, encodes the following:
- a CDS encoding Rap1a/Tai family immunity protein, yielding MKRLVALALLAGSIPAEGAAFQARESLAGGNSYYNQCVASAKDYSACIGYFMGMADAPVMNADKSAEEAVYCLPAGATYEQNRDIFHKYLREHPQSRQVSTHMLFLIAMNSSFPCKNSPTLSVDPATGEVFMSASKPQ
- a CDS encoding acyl-CoA thioesterase codes for the protein MTTSPSALDALLSTVRVDGDVATAHIDDGWMQGRTAYGGISSAVALAGAMALHPTETPLRYAQISFVGPVGGDCTVETRVLRQSKSSLFIDAGVSSDQGFGTAAVFAFSGDRQSHLDHNRLGMPDAPDPETLEPVPEHKARPSFVRHFDMRPTTGPRFAWKSDVGEYLTWVRFVEEPACHPAIALLAMGDALPPAAMALFSEFGPISSMNWTVNMLTGNPQTDDGWWLLSAKTGYARHGLSVQDMMLWNRAGEPVLSGSQAIAIYA
- a CDS encoding saccharopine dehydrogenase family protein, whose translation is MASRDLDIVVYGATGFTGRLVAEYLAHQYKDRSDAPKWAMAGRSLEKLAEIRDLIGAPQETPLIVADASDPASLDKMAASTRVVLTTVGPYQLYGNELVAACVRAGTAYADLCGEPGWMREMIDEHEAAAKASGARITFSCGFDSIPFDLGVSFLQAEAVKRHGQPAPRVKGRVRKMAGGASGGTIASLTETLKAIAKKPSLALLLKSSFALTPGFEGPSQPTGLIPEYDSATGTWTAPFVMAPINTKNVHRTNFLLGHPWGQDLVYDEMVMTTIGDAGKAMAEAMAKANPFDPSIKPGDGPSKEERENGFYDILFVGEYPDGTTVRASVQGDRDPGYGSTSKMLAETGIALLENKGAGGIWTPGALLGDALIARLTANAGLTFQIEE
- a CDS encoding FKBP-type peptidyl-prolyl cis-trans isomerase encodes the protein MRISSLNRLLAAAALTLCIPASASAQQSDAAPTQGTAWLNKQMAALAERNGADGWRVTRSGLRWRRIAGDGSGAHPGPTDEVTVHYVGTFADGREFDSSVRRGVPTTFPLNRVIDGWQEGVALMGVGDKVELAIPWQLAYGPDGTGPIPGGATLLFTVELLGIKPAG
- a CDS encoding EF-hand domain-containing protein; this translates as MKKISLLMLGSALIAVPVLAAPGGADRNAVQTRAEVQTKTAEMFAKMDVNKDGKVDAADRAARHAEMQAKRFASLDADGNGSISKAEWDQHGADRAAKRAERGEKRAEAGDGKRGGMRGHHGKRGGHRGMMMGKADTDGNKAISLAEFQTAALARFDAADANKDGQVTPEERQAQRSAWRAKRGGTAPAAPANP
- a CDS encoding DUF885 domain-containing protein — its product is MTDHAPDRRAILAGIGSLAVASVAGPVAAKESPDARLDALLSNQFEQGLRDDPTRATSLGIDTGTRAALRAKFPDWSPAARTARTKQIDRDLAAVRAIKADTLGDASRIAHDSAEFDLVTRQRLARFTYHTGGFGHRPGPYGVTQLGGFYTGVSTFLDSQHPVATKADADAYMTRLQAIPALFDADTDIVKANTAMGVVAPRFILDQALQQLARLRDGEVGGKTLVASIAKRSTAIGLSGYGERAAAVFDGPIRAALTRQIETLTALLPRAGTDAGVARLPDGEAYYAATLAQHTTTNLSPAEIHRIGREQVADLTARMDVLLKAQGYTTGSIRDRLNALGKAEGQLFANDDSGRAEMLAYLNGLLVKIRGRLPQVFTRLPKAPYEIRRVPPEIEIGAPGGSAQAGTPDGSRPGIFFINLRDTAEWPRYTLPTLAYHEGAPGHLFEGALKFEDGELPLYRQAASVTAYGEGWGLYAEQVADELGMYEDDPLGKIGYLASYAFRASRLVVDTGLHAMGWSREQAIDYMVANSSTSPTASRTEIDRYIVYPGQACAYKVGQIAISRVRDEVSKRPGYDIKRFHDVVLGAGRIPLAVLERRVRAAFPA
- a CDS encoding DoxX family protein, producing MSMIAVFFGRLFIALIFIVSGINKLIHVSDTDAMISAAGLPGGLAVPTGLFELLAGICLAFGIATRLWSVLLAGFVLLTILFFHREFTDPVQAMAAMKNLAIAGGLLCLFGYGNTRWSYDALRARRRAEVAESAAQRHATEAELRAARAEGRAEAAGAPVAVEKRPFWRR
- a CDS encoding DUF1328 family protein, with translation MFKWALIFAVIALLAAALGFGGVAGAAAGIAKILFFVGLALVVLFLILGSAAARKLS
- a CDS encoding sensor histidine kinase, with amino-acid sequence MKLRLWPRSLIGQLVFAVAVMLFVAQAINFVLLSRGMKQQALAHGGGMAVARVIDAIERDRRGDFRRPQSDEEARERAQKLQISDTMPPLPVGATPLPDLAKYVRGLLDETNIQVESVDAWALPLRERQRLRRPEFPDRAVVVVAKVDGRYFAVRSRIAAGGNRLQGFLVWQTLSLYLLLLVPIMFIAWRAARPLRDLTRAARVNPALRDAEPLDEEGPSDVRDLIAAFNAYRARISTMLSDKDRMLGAVGHDLRTPLASLRVRVEQVDDDRLRDKMIASIEEMTAMLSDILALARSGAGTEAKERIPLRELVGELVADYQERGKDVAMEDVAGVNVLARPMLLKRALRNLTDNAVAYGLRARLSVTAEAGRARIIVSDDGSGLTEEQIRTLVEPFARGEQSRNRATGGAGLGLSIARDIAEGEGGALTLHNRSGGGLDAIIELPVQA
- a CDS encoding response regulator; translation: MTDSDTPRILLIDDEPSIREPLGEYLTAQGFAVTDVASAAEARSVLRAQGIDLVVSDIMMPGEDGLSLTRHLRETSSIPVILLTARAEDTERIIGLEIGADDYVVKPFNPRELVARIRTVLRRTQQGGRALDPGGTYYAFGDWVLREVERVLVDDQGNEVALSSGEYHLLHALVRHPRQVMSRDRLLDMVRGREADIFDRAIDNLVSRLRKKIEVDPAHPQIVKTVWGGGYTLACEVKRMGPAA
- a CDS encoding cellulase family glycosylhydrolase, producing the protein MFSSAIANAEGFLTVEGTRIVDTSGKPVILRGMGLGGWMLQEGYMLKLGEVGQQHQIRARLVELVGEERTATFYRAWLDNHTTEADIAQMAKWGFNSVRLPIHFDQLTLPADKEPKAGQDTWHEEGFQRIDRLLAWSKANGIYLILDLHAAPGGQGNDLAISDRDPAKPSLWESEENQRKTVALWSKIAARYKDEPWIGAYDLINEPNWSFATPGKGNGCDETENKAVWDLQKRITKAIRAVDSKHIVIIEGNCWGNNYKGLPPAWDANMVLSFHKYWNRNDEASIAEIKALRTSYNRPIWLGESGENSNGWYRDAIALVEGDGIGWNFWPLKKIGFNQPLEIVAGDGWMKIVAWMTGKGPKPAADEAFAAMMQLAENTRVDRNVPKPDVIDAMLRQPRDASYRAFAPRTLGTTPLTIAAADYDLGPPGVAYHDGVDGNYHVATGGERTPWNNGTTYRNDGVDIAREADGTPYVSDFVTGEFMRYSADVAKDGRWTVSARIRSAKGGRVGIDERGVAIPASTVWHVVKLADVDLPAGPGAATLHAIDCSDCEVAALIFTPR